Proteins encoded in a region of the Mycolicibacterium duvalii genome:
- the cobA gene encoding uroporphyrinogen-III C-methyltransferase — protein MSTDDAYLVGLRLAGKKVVVVGGGTVAQRRLPLLVASGADVHVITKAATPVVEAIDGITLTLRPFRDGDLEGAWYVIAATDDPDVNAAIVAEAETRRVFCVRADIAVEGTAVTPATFDHEGLSVGVLAGGEHRRSAAIRTAIREALQQGLITESAEDAPGVVKGGVALVGGGPGDPELMTVRGRRLLAHADVVVADRLAPQELLAELSPDIEVIDAAKIPYGRAMAQAAINEVLIDRARAGKFVVRLKGGDPFVFARGYEEIIACADAGIPVSVVPGVTSAIAVPALAGVPVTHRGLNHEFVVVSGHVAPGHPESLVNWDALAAMSGTIVLLMAVERIELFTEVLLKGGRPADTPVLVVQHGTTSAQRTLRATLSDAPERIRSDGIRPPAIIVIGAVAGFGA, from the coding sequence ATGTCTACCGATGATGCCTACCTGGTCGGTCTGCGGCTCGCCGGCAAGAAGGTCGTCGTCGTCGGCGGGGGCACCGTGGCGCAGCGGCGGCTCCCGCTGCTGGTCGCCAGCGGCGCCGACGTCCACGTCATCACCAAGGCCGCGACCCCGGTCGTGGAGGCCATCGACGGAATCACGCTGACGCTGCGGCCCTTTCGTGACGGTGATCTCGAAGGGGCCTGGTATGTGATCGCCGCCACCGACGACCCGGACGTCAACGCTGCGATCGTGGCCGAGGCCGAGACCAGACGGGTGTTCTGCGTGCGGGCCGACATCGCGGTCGAAGGCACTGCCGTCACCCCGGCGACCTTCGACCACGAAGGGCTCAGCGTCGGTGTGCTCGCCGGCGGCGAACACCGGCGGTCCGCGGCGATCCGCACCGCGATCCGCGAGGCGCTGCAGCAGGGCCTGATCACCGAGAGCGCCGAGGACGCACCCGGCGTCGTCAAGGGCGGCGTCGCACTCGTGGGCGGCGGCCCGGGGGACCCGGAGTTGATGACCGTGCGCGGACGGCGGTTGCTGGCCCACGCCGACGTCGTGGTCGCCGACCGCCTGGCGCCGCAGGAACTGCTCGCCGAACTGTCGCCCGATATCGAGGTCATCGACGCCGCCAAGATTCCGTACGGCCGGGCCATGGCGCAGGCCGCGATCAACGAAGTGCTCATCGACCGGGCGCGCGCGGGCAAGTTCGTCGTGCGGCTCAAAGGCGGCGACCCGTTCGTCTTCGCGCGCGGTTATGAAGAGATCATCGCGTGTGCCGACGCGGGGATTCCGGTGAGTGTGGTGCCCGGTGTGACAAGTGCCATAGCGGTGCCCGCACTCGCCGGCGTTCCGGTCACGCACCGCGGTCTCAATCATGAGTTCGTGGTGGTCAGCGGCCATGTTGCGCCGGGGCACCCCGAATCGTTAGTGAATTGGGATGCGCTGGCCGCGATGAGCGGCACGATCGTTTTGCTGATGGCCGTCGAACGCATCGAGCTCTTCACCGAGGTTCTGCTCAAAGGCGGCAGACCAGCGGATACGCCGGTGCTGGTGGTGCAGCACGGCACCACCAGCGCGCAACGGACGTTGCGGGCGACGCTGTCGGACGCGCCGGAACGGATCCGCTCGGACGGCATCCGGCCACCCGCGATCATCGTGATAGGAGCAGTCGCAGGCTTCGGCGCTTAG
- a CDS encoding cobyrinate a,c-diamide synthase: MSTPAVVIAAPASGSGKTTVATGLMGALRRAGHRVAPFKVGPDFIDPGYHRLAAGRPSRNLDPVLLGEHLIGPLYRHGSDDADIAVVEGVMGLFDGRISEVASTGAARGSTAHVAGLLGAPVVLVVDARGQSHSIAALLHGFATFDRAVRIAGVILNRVGSARHDAVLRQACEQAGVPVLGAIPRTDELSVPSRHLGLVTAIEHGARAESAIEAMTALVTRHVDLPAVLAAAASRVSDQCWTPAARAPVTGPVRIALAAGRAFSFGYAEHVEMLRGAGAEVEEFDPLREPLPADTDALVLPGGFPEEFGAELSANETVRRQIAALAARGGPIHAECAGLTYLVDDLDGAPMCGVIGGSARFTDRLTLGYRDAVAVADSPLHAIGQRVVGHEFHRTTVEFTAPVQPAWRLRGPGGRVLDDGVVQDRVHAAYLHTHPAAAPDSVAGFVAAAATSKLAG, translated from the coding sequence GTGAGCACCCCGGCGGTGGTGATCGCCGCGCCAGCGTCGGGCAGTGGGAAGACCACGGTCGCCACGGGGCTGATGGGGGCGTTGCGGCGGGCCGGGCACCGGGTGGCCCCGTTCAAGGTCGGGCCCGACTTCATCGATCCCGGTTACCACAGGCTGGCGGCCGGCCGGCCCAGCCGCAACCTCGACCCGGTGCTGCTCGGCGAGCACTTGATCGGCCCGCTCTACCGGCACGGCAGCGACGACGCCGACATCGCCGTCGTGGAGGGTGTGATGGGCCTGTTCGACGGGCGGATCAGCGAGGTCGCGAGCACCGGCGCCGCGCGTGGCTCCACGGCACATGTGGCCGGCTTGCTGGGCGCCCCGGTGGTGCTCGTCGTCGACGCCCGCGGCCAGAGCCACAGCATCGCGGCACTGCTGCACGGGTTCGCGACGTTCGACCGCGCGGTGCGCATCGCCGGGGTGATTCTCAACCGTGTCGGTTCCGCGCGGCATGACGCGGTGCTGCGGCAAGCCTGCGAGCAGGCGGGAGTGCCTGTGCTGGGCGCCATCCCGCGCACGGATGAACTCAGCGTGCCGTCACGACATCTCGGCCTGGTCACCGCGATCGAACACGGTGCCCGCGCCGAGTCCGCGATCGAGGCGATGACCGCGCTGGTGACCCGCCACGTCGATCTGCCGGCGGTGCTGGCGGCCGCGGCCAGCCGGGTCTCTGACCAGTGCTGGACGCCGGCGGCGCGCGCGCCGGTCACCGGCCCCGTGAGGATCGCGCTGGCGGCGGGACGGGCCTTCAGTTTCGGGTATGCCGAGCACGTCGAGATGCTGCGCGGCGCCGGCGCCGAGGTCGAGGAGTTCGATCCGCTGCGGGAGCCGTTACCCGCCGACACCGACGCGCTGGTGCTGCCCGGCGGCTTCCCGGAGGAGTTCGGCGCCGAACTGTCGGCCAATGAGACCGTGCGCCGGCAGATCGCGGCCCTGGCCGCGCGCGGCGGGCCGATCCACGCCGAGTGCGCAGGGCTGACCTATCTGGTCGACGACCTCGACGGCGCGCCGATGTGCGGGGTGATCGGCGGCTCGGCGCGGTTCACCGACCGGCTCACGCTCGGGTACCGGGACGCGGTCGCGGTGGCCGATTCGCCACTGCACGCCATCGGGCAGCGGGTGGTCGGTCACGAATTTCACCGCACCACAGTCGAATTCACGGCGCCGGTGCAACCGGCGTGGCGGCTGCGCGGGCCGGGCGGGCGCGTGCTCGACGACGGCGTCGTGCAGGACCGCGTGCACGCGGCGTATCTGCACACCCATCCGGCCGCTGCGCCGGACAGTGTCGCCGGCTTCGTGGCGGCGGCGGCAACCTCTAAGCTCGCCGGGTGA
- the cobO gene encoding cob(I)yrinic acid a,c-diamide adenosyltransferase translates to MPQGQPVTVPQDGLTTRARRNVPLLAVHTGPGKGKSTAAFGMALRAWNQGFDIAVFQFVKSAKWKVGEESALRELGRAHDERGVGGPVQWHKMGSGWSWSRKAGSEADHAAAAAEGWAEISRRLAEQRHDFYVLDEFTYPLKWGWVDVDEVVATLTARPGSQHVVITGRDAPQALVDAADLVTEMTKVKHPMDVGRKGQKGIEW, encoded by the coding sequence ATGCCTCAGGGTCAACCGGTGACGGTCCCGCAGGACGGGCTGACGACCAGGGCGCGACGCAACGTACCGCTGCTGGCCGTGCACACCGGGCCGGGGAAAGGGAAGTCCACCGCGGCGTTCGGCATGGCGTTGCGCGCGTGGAACCAGGGCTTCGACATCGCGGTCTTCCAGTTCGTCAAGAGCGCGAAATGGAAGGTGGGCGAGGAGAGTGCGCTGCGCGAACTCGGTCGCGCCCACGACGAGCGCGGCGTGGGCGGACCCGTGCAGTGGCACAAGATGGGATCGGGATGGTCGTGGTCGCGCAAGGCCGGCAGCGAGGCCGACCACGCCGCGGCCGCCGCTGAGGGCTGGGCCGAGATCTCCCGCCGGCTCGCCGAGCAGCGCCACGACTTCTACGTCCTCGACGAGTTCACCTATCCGCTCAAATGGGGGTGGGTCGACGTCGACGAGGTGGTCGCGACACTGACGGCGCGGCCCGGCTCCCAGCATGTGGTGATCACCGGCCGCGATGCTCCGCAGGCGCTGGTCGATGCCGCGGACCTGGTGACCGAGATGACCAAGGTCAAGCATCCGATGGACGTGGGTCGCAAGGGCCAGAAAGGGATCGAGTGGTGA
- a CDS encoding magnesium chelatase subunit D family protein, translating into MTASAPQSLYPFSALVGHDRLRLALLLCAVRPDIGGVLIRGEKGTAKSTAVRALAHVLAAASDGDAGQLVELPIGATEDRVVGSLDLQKVLSDGEHAFSPGLLARAHRGVLYVDEVNLLHDHLVDVLLDAAAMGRVHIERDGVSHSHDARFVLIGTMNPEEGELRPQLLDRFGLTVDVAASREVEVRAEVIRQRLAYEADPDGFAARYADADAELAARVAHARALVPEVALPDSELRRIAAVCAAFDVDGMRADLVVARTAVAHAAWRGAREVTEEDIRVAAEFALPHRRRRDPFDDPGLDQDRLDDAMQQAGESTQDEPPDEPPDPDFDPDPDRPDGGGENPEPASENIAGQQKSTTRPSAPPAAAFRTRSLVVPGVGDGAPGRRSRARNRTGTVVAVATEAADGHGVHVFGTVLAGVTRQHGPGPVRLAPGDVRRAVREGREGNLVIFVVDASGSMAARDRMSAVSGATMSLLRDAYQRRDKVAVISFRQQDAQVLLPPTNSVYVASRRLSRFDTGGRTPLAQGLLAARDMVVRERARDRARRSLVVVLTDGRATGGPDPLGRTRIAAGRLVAEGAAAVVVDCETSFVRLGLADELARALHAPAVRLDQLRADALTAVVRGQAGRGAA; encoded by the coding sequence GTGACCGCCTCTGCGCCGCAGTCGCTTTACCCGTTCAGCGCGCTGGTCGGCCACGACCGGCTGCGGCTGGCGCTGTTGTTGTGTGCGGTGCGTCCCGACATCGGCGGGGTCCTGATCCGCGGCGAGAAGGGTACGGCGAAATCCACTGCGGTGCGCGCGCTGGCGCACGTGCTCGCCGCCGCGTCGGACGGCGACGCCGGCCAGCTGGTCGAGTTGCCGATCGGGGCCACCGAGGACCGTGTCGTCGGGTCGTTGGACCTGCAGAAGGTGCTCAGTGACGGCGAACACGCGTTCTCGCCGGGACTGTTGGCACGAGCCCACCGCGGCGTGCTCTACGTCGATGAGGTCAACCTGCTGCACGACCATCTCGTCGACGTCCTCCTCGACGCCGCGGCGATGGGCCGGGTGCACATCGAGCGCGACGGCGTGTCACACAGTCACGACGCCCGGTTCGTGCTGATCGGCACCATGAACCCCGAAGAGGGCGAGTTGCGTCCTCAATTGCTGGATCGCTTCGGCCTGACCGTCGACGTGGCGGCCTCGCGGGAGGTCGAGGTGCGCGCAGAGGTCATCCGGCAGCGCCTGGCCTATGAGGCGGACCCCGACGGATTCGCCGCGCGCTACGCCGACGCCGACGCCGAACTGGCCGCCCGAGTCGCCCACGCCCGTGCGCTGGTACCCGAGGTCGCGTTGCCCGACAGCGAGCTTCGGCGCATCGCGGCGGTGTGCGCCGCGTTCGACGTCGACGGCATGCGCGCCGATCTGGTGGTGGCCCGAACGGCCGTCGCACACGCGGCGTGGCGCGGGGCCCGCGAGGTCACCGAGGAGGACATCCGCGTCGCCGCCGAGTTCGCGCTGCCGCACCGGCGCCGTCGCGATCCGTTCGACGATCCCGGCCTCGATCAGGACCGCCTCGACGACGCGATGCAGCAGGCAGGGGAGTCGACGCAGGACGAGCCGCCGGACGAGCCGCCCGATCCGGACTTCGATCCGGACCCCGATCGTCCGGACGGTGGCGGCGAGAATCCCGAGCCGGCATCGGAAAATATTGCGGGGCAACAGAAATCAACCACACGGCCCAGTGCGCCCCCAGCCGCGGCGTTCCGCACCCGGTCGCTGGTGGTGCCGGGCGTCGGCGACGGTGCCCCGGGGCGCCGGTCACGCGCCCGCAATAGGACCGGCACCGTCGTCGCGGTGGCCACCGAGGCCGCCGATGGGCACGGCGTGCACGTCTTCGGGACCGTGCTGGCCGGCGTGACCCGTCAGCACGGGCCCGGTCCGGTGCGACTGGCGCCCGGCGACGTACGCCGAGCGGTCCGGGAAGGCCGTGAGGGCAATCTGGTGATCTTCGTCGTCGACGCGTCGGGGTCGATGGCCGCGCGCGATCGGATGTCGGCGGTCAGCGGGGCCACGATGTCGCTGCTGCGCGATGCCTACCAGCGCCGGGACAAGGTCGCGGTGATCAGCTTCCGGCAGCAGGACGCCCAGGTGTTGCTGCCGCCGACGAACTCGGTGTACGTCGCCAGTCGCCGGTTGTCACGTTTCGACACCGGTGGCCGGACCCCGCTGGCCCAGGGCCTGCTGGCCGCGCGCGACATGGTGGTGCGCGAGCGGGCCCGCGACCGGGCGCGGCGAAGCCTGGTGGTGGTGCTGACCGACGGCCGTGCCACGGGCGGCCCCGACCCGCTGGGGCGAACCCGCATCGCGGCGGGCCGGTTGGTGGCCGAGGGGGCGGCCGCGGTGGTCGTCGACTGCGAAACGTCCTTCGTCCGGCTGGGATTGGCCGACGAGCTGGCGCGTGCCCTGCACGCGCCCGCGGTGCGGCTGGATCAATTGCGCGCCGACGCCCTGACCGCGGTGGTGCGGGGGCAGGCCGGCCGCGGCGCGGCATGA